TATTCTTTGCCCAGCCGCAATCGGTCATCTCAACCCAATGTTTGTTTTGGGAAGAGAATTAAAACGGCGCGGTCATCGTGTTACATTATTTCACATACCCGATGTTCAATCTAAGGTTAATAATGCTGGATTAGATTTTTGGAAAATAGGAGAAGTTGAATTTCCTGCTGGAACATTAGAACCAATGTATAAACAGTTAGGAGAGTTAAGCGGAATCCCAGCATTAAATTTCACAATAAGCTGGCTAGAAAAGGAAACAAAGATGCTTTTTAGTGAAGCACCTACAGCAATATCAAAAGCTGGAATAGAGATGTTATTAGTAGATCAAGTAACAACTGGAGGGGGAACTATTGCCGACTTCCTCAAAATACCTTTTGTGACCGTATGTAATGCTCTTCTAATTAATAGAGAACCCGGAGTTCCACCTTACTTTACAAATTGGGATTATAACACGGAATGGTGGTCTCCTTGGCGAAACCGTGCAGGTAATTTTTTACTCAATCGCTTATCACAAAAAATCTGGAACTTAGTAATATCTCAACGTCGTAAATGGAATTTGCCAGCTTATACACATCGTGATGAGGCTGCTGGAAAACTAGCTCAGATATGCCAGCTACCTGCTGAATTTGACTTTCCGCGAGTAGGTTTACCTAAGACATTTCATTATACTGGTCCATTGCAAGACCCATCAGGATTAGAACCTCTTTCATTATCACCAATACCTTTCCCTTTTGAAAAATTGAATGGTAAACCATTGATTTACGCTGCATTGGGTACTTTACAAAACCGCAAACAGGAAATTTTTCAAATTATTGCCGAAGCATCTATAGGATTGGATGTACAACTTGTGATTTCTTTAGGTCAACCAGAAATAAAAGAATCAAATTTTAACCTACCAGGTTCACCTTTAGTCGTACCTTATGCTCCTCAACAGAAGTTGATTTCGGAATCTGTACTCACTATTACTCATGGTGGTATGAATGCAGTTTTAGGAGCTTTGAGTAGTGGAGTTCCCCTGGTAGCGATTCCGATTACTAATGAACAGCCAGGAATTGCTTCTCGGATAGCTTATACAGGTGCTGGCGAATTTTTACCCTTGTCTGGCTTAAATGTTACGAGTTTACAACAAACAATTAAACAGGTGTTAACAGAATCCTCTTACAAACAAAATGCACTGAGGCTAAAAGAGGCAATTTCTAAGGCTGGGGGTGTGAATTACGCCGCTGATATTATTGAAAAAGTAATATATGCTGGTGAGCCGATTCTATCTAATCTAATCTAATCAAAGATTTAAGATGTAATATGCGATCGCTCTTACATTACCATACTCTGATTGATATCTACGGTAAGCTACGCTAACGCATATTCAACAAACTTATCTAACGCTAGTTTCAAAAACCCGCTGATTTTGCTCTCTTCTCCCCTTTACAACCATCTTCACACCGCCACCAGTACCCAATAAAGCCCCCTTCCGTGCTGGTTTTACAGGTTCAGTATCAGCCAATTCCATCTCCCATTGAGACAAGACAGTTGCTAAAACCAACTTCATCTCAAACAGCGCCAAAGCCATACCAATACAGCGACGATTTCCACCACCAAAAGGTAAAAACTCAGAAGTGCTAAATTGACGTTCTAAAAAACGCTCAGGTTTAAACTGTTTAGAATCAGGATATAAATCTTCTCGATGATGGGTTAAATAAATACAAGGAACTACCAAATTTCCAGGTTCTAAATTATAACCCATGACTTCCAATGGTGATTTTACCAATCTATTTAAAGCTAACATAGCCACTGGATACATCCGCAATGTTTCTGAACAAACAACATTTAAATAAGGTAATTTGAAAATTTCATTAGCATCAGGTTGTTGACCCAAATTATCCAATTCTTGCAATAGTTTTTCTCGTACCTGTGGTAAATGGTGAATCCAGTAAAGCGCCCAAGTTAAAGAAGTTGCAGTAGTTTCATGACCAGCTACCAATAGAGTCATTAACTCATCTCGTAATTCAACATCAGTCATGGGTTGACCTTCTTCATCCTTAGTAGCCATCATCAAAGACAAAATATCAGTCCGAGATGGATCTGGATTTTCCTGACGTTCCTTAATTTCTGTATAGATTAGTTTATTAATTTGATCTGTTAAGCGGAGGAATTTTCCCCAAGGACTCCACGCACCTAAATCTTTTTGTAATAATGGAAAAACTAATAACAGTCCTCTCACAAAAGGTTGTTTAGGATTAAGTATTTTTAGTAGCAGTTTCTTCAGTTCTTGATAACGTGAACCTTCTCGTAAACCAAATACAGCTTTTAAAATCACCTCAAAAGAAATTTCTTGCATGGAAGATAGGATATTAAATGGTTCTCCAATCTGCCATTTGTTAGTAACTTCTTGTGTAATTTCCCGGATTAAATCACCATAAGACAGCATTCTCTCCCCATGCAAGGGTGGCATTAACAACTTGCGTTGGCGTTGGTGTGGCTTCCCTTCTAGTGCTAATAGAGATTTTTTTCCTAACAACCCTGCTTGAATACCTGCTGGCGCACCAGAATCTAATTGTTTGGTGTCAGTGGTGAAAATTTGTTGAATTGCTTGGGGATTGCTAATGAATACTTGTGGTTTAAATACGGGACCAATTCTTAAAGTGAAAATATCACCGTATTTTTCAGTACATTCTTCCATATATCCTAAAGGATCTTTTAACCATTGGTATGTCTGTATCCAAGGATGAGTTTTTGGTCCATCAGGTAGTTTTAAATTAGACATTTTGATAAGTTTGCTATTAGTTTAGGTAATTGAGAAAAATCTGCTTAGATGAGATTACGCTTCTAATTTGGCAATCGTCTTAATTGTTAATTCCTGCACATTATTAAACACTATATTTGCCCCAGCTTGGATCAGCTTTTGGGTATAAGCTTCCCGGACTTCTGCTATTTCCTGAACGTGGGGAGGCAATACCCCAACACCTAACCAAGTCCGAGAATTATCTACAGCTTTGGCTTTTTCCACAGTGTGCATATCTGCTACAGTATCACCCACATAGACAACTGTTTGTTTTTGATTACTACCATTTTCTAAAATGTTAATAGTAGCAAAAAGTCCTGTAGGATCAGGTTTACCAGGTGCGTCTTCCATAGCAATTAAGATAGGAGAATCTAAACCTAAACGTTTTTCTAAAACGTAGTTAGCACTCAAGCGAGTAGCACCACTGAAAAAACCCCAAGCAATACCAGATTTTGTTAATTCTTGAAAATAACTAGGCTGTGCTAATAAAGGTTCATCACAAATATAGCCATTCCAATTTTCGGTATCTGTACCCCGATAACGGCTTTGAAAATAAGTAACAATATTTTCATAATCTAATTGTAGTTGTTCCCGCTGCTGTCCTTGACTAACAAAATGGCGGTAAATTAATTCTTGGGAAGCTTCCCAATCGTTATTCCAAATTCCTTCAGATTTGAGATTATCAATGTCTGTTGGTGTGGGACGATAGGCTTGAGTGGTAAAATATTCCACAGTATCGGATAAAGCGCGACGATATGAGCCACTAACGTCACGGATAACCCCGTCTATATCAAATACAACTATCGGTTTTGTGCTTTCGGTCATGGAAGGAATTGGAAAAGGAGAATGGACAAAATTTTATAGTAATCCTAAACAGAATTATAGCGGTATGCACTGGAATGAGATCCAAACTTATTCATTTTCATCTGCGTTTATCTGCGTTTATCTGCGTTCAATGATTCTTGAGAATAATGGTAACTATCGTTGTCCTGATTAACATCCTTATTTCCATCACCCTCCTTTACTTAGCTAAACAATTACGAAAAGCAAAAAATGCTCTAGCATTGATAACAGATATATTTAATCAATATGAACGTGCTAGTTATGCAGCCCTACATATTGCACCAGCTAATATTTATCTAGCTCAAAAAGAGATTCAGAATCTCCGTCTAGAGAAGCAAATACTTAAACAGCAAACTCAACAATTACGGCAAATTCTCAGTCTCATTGTCCTAGTTAAGCAAATTTATCAAGGATCATTGTCGTTTCCATATCTAAAATTGAAAAATCCGAGTAAACTGGGGTAGAATCTTTAGAGTCATCAATTATGCTTAAGCGTTCTAAATTCGAGACTACGCAGTCTCAAATCATGCACCGTTCAGAAGAACTAATTAGTGCTGCGTCAAATCGCTATCGCATTACGGTGCAGGTTGCAAATCGTGCCAAACGGCGACGTTATGAAGATTTTGAAAATAACGAAGATTCCATCATGAAGCCTGTACTCAGAGCAATTATTGAAATGTCTGACGAATTAAATCAGCCAGAAATTATCGGCGAATTATAATTTAAAGGTATTTGGCGACTAGAAGTCACAGCTACACAGACAAAACCCACCTACGTGGGTTAAATGAGAGAGTCCACGAAGGTGGACTTTGCTTGTGTAGTAGCGACTTCTAGTCGCCCTTTTTCCGTATTTTGGATCGGGTAAATTTGGAAAGGGAATATGGCGGATAAAAACTTAGAAAATTTAATCGTCAAAATTGTGAAAAAGGTGATCAAAAAAGAGATCAGAAATCTCAATCAGGATAATTTGCCAATTGTCTTTACAGAATCTAATCCTGCATTAGACCATTGGCAAAATCCAGACACCCCAGAAGAAGTTATTGATGATTTACAGATTATCCCTTACAGTAAATTACCTGATAAAGAAGATATAGAACTTGAGCGAAAATTACGAGAACTCAAGTTTAAACAAGAATTGAGAAAAGACTGGATTTCTTTTTTAGTTAAAGATGTAATTGTCTATTCTGCGACTATGATTTTTATTTTAACTCTTGTTGGATTTTATCTTTTTCGGATCTAATGATCATTAATCGTAAACAACTGAATTATTATTGATTACTGGTACTACCACACTAGCGAGATGTTGATCCATCCAATTACTTAAATCAGTGATTACCTGAAGATAATTAATATCATAGTGTAAATCATGATAGCCGCCAGGGTATTCAATTCTTAACTTATCTGGATAGATAACATTTTGATAAAAAATTTCACTTCCTGCTGGTAAAGCGATTCTATCAGCACTACCATGTAAAATTAATAAAGGTACTTGCCATTTTTCAGCATGAGTATGAATCCAATCCACTGTAGCAAAGAACTCTGTAGATAATCTAGCAGTAGCGAGAGTATGGCGTAATTTATCTTGAGTATAGGAATCTAAAATTTTCTGATCTCGTGAACCCGCGCTGAAATCCAAGCCAATATTCAAGGAAAAACGCGGCCACACTTGGGAGAGTAACTTACCTAAAACTACGCGACTCAGGGGTACTCCCACCTTACCAATGCTAGGTGCAAAAGCAATCACACCTGACAACGCAGATTTATCTTGCACATAACGGAGAGTATAATCTAATGCAATTACTCCCCCCAAACTATGCCCAAATAGAAAAATTGGACATCCTGGTTGTTGTTGTCGAATCAAATTGAGGAAAGTTTGTAAGTCATCACGAAATTCAGCCCAGGTATTAATGTAACCTCTTTGACCTTCTGAACGTCCGTGACCGCGTAAATCAAAGCCATAGATAGCATATTCTTTCGGTAACAAATTCTCAACTATAGTCTTGTAAAGTCCGCTGTGTCCTCCAAGTCCATGGACAATGGCTAAGATGCCTTTGACTTCACCTCCAGGATGCCAGCTTTGGTA
The window above is part of the Dolichospermum sp. DET69 genome. Proteins encoded here:
- a CDS encoding DNA-directed RNA polymerase subunit omega, with product MLKRSKFETTQSQIMHRSEELISAASNRYRITVQVANRAKRRRYEDFENNEDSIMKPVLRAIIEMSDELNQPEIIGEL
- a CDS encoding lysophospholipase, with the translated sequence MIYHSDAIASRKEGKFLGVGGLDLYYQSWHPGGEVKGILAIVHGLGGHSGLYKTIVENLLPKEYAIYGFDLRGHGRSEGQRGYINTWAEFRDDLQTFLNLIRQQQPGCPIFLFGHSLGGVIALDYTLRYVQDKSALSGVIAFAPSIGKVGVPLSRVVLGKLLSQVWPRFSLNIGLDFSAGSRDQKILDSYTQDKLRHTLATARLSTEFFATVDWIHTHAEKWQVPLLILHGSADRIALPAGSEIFYQNVIYPDKLRIEYPGGYHDLHYDINYLQVITDLSNWMDQHLASVVVPVINNNSVVYD
- a CDS encoding glycosyltransferase: MTHFGILCPAAIGHLNPMFVLGRELKRRGHRVTLFHIPDVQSKVNNAGLDFWKIGEVEFPAGTLEPMYKQLGELSGIPALNFTISWLEKETKMLFSEAPTAISKAGIEMLLVDQVTTGGGTIADFLKIPFVTVCNALLINREPGVPPYFTNWDYNTEWWSPWRNRAGNFLLNRLSQKIWNLVISQRRKWNLPAYTHRDEAAGKLAQICQLPAEFDFPRVGLPKTFHYTGPLQDPSGLEPLSLSPIPFPFEKLNGKPLIYAALGTLQNRKQEIFQIIAEASIGLDVQLVISLGQPEIKESNFNLPGSPLVVPYAPQQKLISESVLTITHGGMNAVLGALSSGVPLVAIPITNEQPGIASRIAYTGAGEFLPLSGLNVTSLQQTIKQVLTESSYKQNALRLKEAISKAGGVNYAADIIEKVIYAGEPILSNLI
- a CDS encoding cytochrome P450, with translation MSNLKLPDGPKTHPWIQTYQWLKDPLGYMEECTEKYGDIFTLRIGPVFKPQVFISNPQAIQQIFTTDTKQLDSGAPAGIQAGLLGKKSLLALEGKPHQRQRKLLMPPLHGERMLSYGDLIREITQEVTNKWQIGEPFNILSSMQEISFEVILKAVFGLREGSRYQELKKLLLKILNPKQPFVRGLLLVFPLLQKDLGAWSPWGKFLRLTDQINKLIYTEIKERQENPDPSRTDILSLMMATKDEEGQPMTDVELRDELMTLLVAGHETTATSLTWALYWIHHLPQVREKLLQELDNLGQQPDANEIFKLPYLNVVCSETLRMYPVAMLALNRLVKSPLEVMGYNLEPGNLVVPCIYLTHHREDLYPDSKQFKPERFLERQFSTSEFLPFGGGNRRCIGMALALFEMKLVLATVLSQWEMELADTEPVKPARKGALLGTGGGVKMVVKGRREQNQRVFETSVR
- a CDS encoding TIGR01548 family HAD-type hydrolase, which encodes MTESTKPIVVFDIDGVIRDVSGSYRRALSDTVEYFTTQAYRPTPTDIDNLKSEGIWNNDWEASQELIYRHFVSQGQQREQLQLDYENIVTYFQSRYRGTDTENWNGYICDEPLLAQPSYFQELTKSGIAWGFFSGATRLSANYVLEKRLGLDSPILIAMEDAPGKPDPTGLFATINILENGSNQKQTVVYVGDTVADMHTVEKAKAVDNSRTWLGVGVLPPHVQEIAEVREAYTQKLIQAGANIVFNNVQELTIKTIAKLEA